One Rhodothermus sp. genomic window carries:
- the bioB gene encoding biotin synthase BioB: MEIAWDQLVADALEDRPPAREVARALLQLPDADTLRLVEAAWRVRRHFFGNRVKVNVLLNAQSGLCPEDCHYCSQSRISKASIPRYRMLSVEEILSRARQAHAAGAQRFCIVTSGRGPHRRELETVLEATRRIKAELPLEVCACMGILDEEQARLLKEAGVDAYNHNLNTSPRHYERICSTHTYEDRVRTVQIALKAGLQPCTGVILGMGETDEDVLDMAYALREAGAASIPVNFLIPIKGTPLGDGQTVRHLTPWACLRYLSVFRFVNPRAEIRASAGRELHLRSLQPLALMVANSLFLGDYLTEKGQAAEADWQMIEDLGFVPEAPQSAHSHAVARPTAPAA; the protein is encoded by the coding sequence ATGGAAATCGCCTGGGATCAACTGGTGGCCGACGCCCTCGAAGACCGGCCGCCTGCCCGTGAAGTCGCACGCGCTCTCCTGCAACTTCCGGACGCAGATACGTTGCGCCTTGTCGAAGCTGCCTGGCGCGTGCGCCGGCACTTTTTCGGCAACCGTGTCAAGGTCAATGTGCTGCTCAACGCGCAGAGCGGCCTGTGCCCGGAAGACTGCCACTACTGCTCCCAATCGCGCATCTCGAAGGCGTCCATTCCTCGCTACCGAATGCTATCCGTCGAGGAAATCCTCAGCCGGGCCCGCCAGGCTCATGCGGCCGGCGCGCAGCGCTTCTGCATTGTGACCTCGGGTCGCGGACCGCATCGGCGCGAGCTGGAAACAGTGCTTGAAGCTACCCGCCGCATCAAAGCCGAACTGCCCCTGGAGGTCTGTGCCTGCATGGGCATTCTGGATGAAGAACAGGCCCGCCTGCTGAAGGAGGCTGGCGTTGATGCCTACAACCATAACCTGAACACGAGCCCGCGTCACTACGAGCGCATCTGCTCGACACACACCTACGAAGACCGCGTGCGCACCGTCCAGATTGCGCTCAAGGCAGGTTTGCAACCCTGCACCGGGGTCATCCTGGGTATGGGCGAAACCGACGAGGATGTGCTTGATATGGCCTATGCGCTACGTGAAGCCGGCGCGGCCTCGATCCCGGTCAACTTTCTGATTCCGATCAAAGGGACCCCGCTGGGTGATGGCCAGACCGTCCGCCATCTGACACCCTGGGCCTGTCTGCGCTACCTGTCGGTGTTCCGTTTTGTCAATCCTCGGGCCGAAATTCGAGCTTCGGCCGGACGCGAGCTGCATCTGCGGAGCCTGCAACCGCTGGCGCTCATGGTGGCCAACAGCCTGTTTCTGGGTGACTACCTGACGGAAAAGGGACAGGCAGCCGAAGCCGACTGGCAGATGATTGAGGATCTGGGCTTTGTACCGGAAGCGCCGCAATCGGCTCACTCCCATGCAGTGGCTCGCCCGACAGCTCCGGCAGCTTGA
- a CDS encoding biotin--[acetyl-CoA-carboxylase] ligase: protein MKNAALLAYLSEAFTSGSVLARRLGLSRVAVWKQAHRLQAAGYPVEVVQGQGYRLRPGSPAPHLLRSCLRGRFGRAYRYMGRTTSTQDELRAWAEAGAPEGAVVLAEQQTGGRGRRGRRWISPSGAGLYFSVLLRPRLPLTELLRLSLAAGVALAETAEIGGLKWPNDLLAPDGRKLAGVLLEADLRGEDVRFLLLGIGLNVHAAPLPPEATYLEAYRPGLRRVDLLATLLDRLEYWYNRLAEADAICAAWRRHSYTLGQPVRIETASGRIEGMAEDVEPSGALRVRLPDGTTRTVSAGDVALLQSVSSP, encoded by the coding sequence ATGAAGAATGCAGCGTTGCTGGCCTATCTGAGCGAGGCGTTCACGAGCGGTTCGGTGCTGGCCCGACGGTTGGGACTCAGCCGCGTGGCCGTCTGGAAGCAGGCGCACCGGCTGCAGGCGGCTGGCTATCCGGTCGAGGTGGTTCAGGGGCAGGGCTATCGGCTACGGCCAGGAAGCCCGGCGCCCCATCTATTGAGGTCCTGCCTCCGAGGGCGCTTCGGCCGGGCATACCGCTATATGGGGCGCACCACCAGCACCCAGGATGAGCTGCGGGCCTGGGCCGAAGCCGGTGCGCCCGAGGGCGCTGTCGTACTGGCCGAACAGCAGACCGGAGGGCGGGGACGCCGGGGACGCCGCTGGATCAGCCCCTCTGGCGCCGGTCTGTACTTTTCGGTCCTGTTGCGTCCACGGCTGCCGCTGACCGAGCTGCTCCGGCTGTCGCTGGCTGCGGGCGTGGCCCTGGCAGAAACAGCCGAGATAGGCGGCCTCAAGTGGCCCAACGACCTGCTGGCTCCCGATGGACGCAAACTGGCGGGTGTGTTGCTGGAAGCCGACCTGCGCGGAGAAGACGTGCGCTTTCTCCTGTTGGGCATTGGCCTGAACGTCCACGCGGCACCGCTACCTCCAGAAGCAACCTACCTGGAGGCCTATCGGCCGGGCCTGCGGCGGGTGGACCTGCTGGCTACGCTCCTTGACCGCCTGGAGTACTGGTACAACCGCCTGGCCGAAGCCGACGCCATCTGTGCTGCCTGGCGTCGTCATAGCTACACGCTGGGCCAACCGGTACGCATCGAAACTGCCAGCGGCCGGATCGAAGGCATGGCCGAAGACGTCGAGCCGTCCGGTGCACTTCGCGTGCGCCTGCCCGACGGAACGACGCGGACCGTCTCGGCCGGCGACGTTGCCCTGTTACAATCCGTGTCTTCCCCGTAA